The Coffea arabica cultivar ET-39 chromosome 2c, Coffea Arabica ET-39 HiFi, whole genome shotgun sequence genome includes the window TTTTACAACCTTGCGATGACTAATACTCTTACTCTAGGATTATAAAGATAACAagataataaaataatagaCACAAATTTAATGGCCAAAGGAACAACTTAAAAGAGGAAATTAGTAGAAGATATTGTGGCAAATCATAACAAGCACTCTTATAATTCACCAATATCATTTAATATAAAGAATCAATATTATTGATTATACTAGGAAGGTGACAATTAGGATTCGAAAACGAAAGAAATCCAAATTTGCTTCTAATGTCCATTTGATGTGCTTCTAGTGTGTTAGATAATACTAGTAGTATTAGAAGTTCCCTACCTTTTATTGCTATAAATAAGGTTACATACTTACAATCATAAATGGTAGTTTTGTTAATTATCATcctaatttttttccaaattcttttttttttgtgcaaatttTAGTTAATCAATTAAGGATTTCTAGAAGGGTAATAACATCAATTTACCATCCATGACTGAGAAATCTTGTCTAGTCAATATGACAAGGGAGATAAGAGATAATTTTGAAACTGCATGGATGCTAATTGATATTAAGACAAACCTTAGGCgtggtttgtgaaattatccctatttaatAACATGCAAAAGACAAGTAAGTTGTATTGTTAGTATTTTCAAATACTAAAAGAAATATTATGAAACCttagaattggaattggctTCATGCATGGTTTTGTTTCTCTACaggttattaaatttttttctttttaaaaaaaaagagagaagaagaaaagaaaaagagttatgcaactttacaaaaaaaaattttgcaagcttctttccATACCTGTCTAGgttttttcttattcttttttcaaGTGACTAGTAACATTTTACTACAAGAGAATATCAAGAAATATTTACAGCAAGAGTTTAGAAACTCCGGAATACTAAGTAGTGAATATGGGAGACTGAGACGGTAAAGCACATGCGAGTATAACATCAAAAAAAGTATATAATCAGTCTCCCTCGCAGAGAGGATACTTGAGAACTGATAATTAACTCTTGAAAATAACTTGCCAACGATGGAAATAAAGAAATGCTTTCCAAAATTCAGAAGACTAATATAAACGAATCGATTTTTAACTAGCTAGTCGGATTTGGAACATGCATATGTCATTAACTTGTGGGTAAAAAACAGAAAAGTCTCATATGGTaaatctaatacacaaaaaagtCTCCCGTAGTTTTAAAACATACAACATGACACcttatgttttgaactaaattgtaaagatgaCGAAATCTGTTAGATTTAACgaaaatgacttattggaatctaaaaaaaaatttatacctaatttttaacaaatatacctattctaccctTTAACACTCAATTCTCTCTAtctaaagaataaaacaaatgattttttgagctgttttttgcttaattatatcagggcattttggtcatttcgtccattttcgttaagtttaactgactccgtcacctttacaatttagttcaaagtatggaGTATCATGTTGTACGTTTTGAAATCACGAGGGGTTTTTCTGTGTATTAAGATTATCACAGagggcttttttatttttcacccTTGTTAGCTAcaaatcacttttcatgtggcAAATGCGGCTAATAGATCAAATAACAAAAGCAAATCCGTTGCTGAATCAATTGTTTATGTATGATGTTTTGCCATTACATACTCCCCcagtccaattttttttttttttttggttgctttTCAAGAATTCAACTCTTTAAGAATGGTTGCACCACCTTCCAAGTGTTTACGAATTAGACAAAAATCTTGCTAATTTTCTTGCTTCTTAAAATTAATAAGGACGAGAGTTGATGTAACTGAATCAATTTTAAAGATTAAAAGCCATGATGATGCAAGTGTTAGTGAAAATAGATGTAATTTTCCAATAACTAGAGCTCTCGCGCCCTTATTTATTACTAGTTTTTTCAACCTCACGCGATGCGTGAGGATGCCCTGGCTATATGTTAATCAAGATCAAATGAAGGTAAGTGGATTAATGTAAATTGGTTATATATTTAATACATGATAGGTGTTAATAAATGCGGAGATTTTGACTTTAGGTAAATTGAATATTGTTGTTACTCGTTTACTCATTTGATTTGTAATTTTCTCTTAGATAGTCAGTCTTTGGCTTAAGATCTTTGTGAATTCTTGATACTATAAATAAATGATGCATTCATTTAAAATGTACAAGTACATACAAATATCATAAATATGGTGACGCTGATCAGTTTTAAAATTATGCACACACTATTTGTAtctaataaaaaatgaaataagtttCAACAAGATCAGCCAGGTGAGAGTGTGAAAACTTCACCTTGTAAAACTGCCAAATCCaggttttcaattgaagaaaGAAACACATCCAATATGttgctttcagatggctttctCTCAAGATTACATAGGCAAGAGAGCTAAAACTCTGAATGAAAAAAATACCAATAAAAGTATCTAAAACTAAAGGTTAGGTAGTACATtacttttctgaaatttcttatcaagaattagttcaaacaTGTTCAAAAAATCTTTTCTTGTTATACATAATAGTGATTAAGGCGCACTCAGATGTGTATATAACTAATTAGAAtaaaaatatttgtaataataattcTCTTATAAAAGTGAAGTATTATAGGGGAAACAAGTGCATGGACTTAATTTGGGTGATGTTAATAAAGAAAAACTGAAGAAATGTGTGTCAAATATAGTAGATAAACATGGAGAAATTGAACGTAAAAATATGGGAAGATTCGAAGTTATggtaaaattgttgttttattattttgttacaGAATAAATCCATTTTATCCTTTATaataaaggcaaaaaaaaaataaaaaaaaaaaagaagaaagaactaACAATGCAACACCGTAAAGGGTATCAAGTTTTATATATGGCACATATATGCTTCCTAAAAAATGCCACTGGAGGGAGAGGGGAAAGAATTCTAGCGTCTGAACTCAGGAGCAAGAGGGCAAGCCCAAACAAATGCCTATGAAATGCCACTGGAATTGTCGAAATTTACAGCATAACCAGTCTATCTGCCTATGAAATGCCACTAAAGTTGCTCAAAATTACCGGATAACCGGCCTGCCTATGAAAATGCCACTGAAGTTGCTCAAAATTACCGGATAACCGGCCCATGAGCACTGTAGCAACTCCAACTGGCACTTTTAGTATAGTAAGGATAGGTGCAATTAGATGAAACCAGACGTGCTGCAATTTGAGATTCTCCAGAGGCGGGGTAATATGAAAATTTCCCTTCTTCGTAGCCATCTACATTAATTAGCACATGCTGCAATTTGAGATTCTCCAGAGGTGGCATATATGGCAGAGACGTTCAACccgaaagaagaaaagaaaggaaatcatgaaaaattcaagaaagaagaaaacgAGCCGGGTTGAGGAGGAGAGAATATCATGCTTCTTGAACAAGCTCAGGGGATTGAGTATTGGGCTTTTCATGTGGCAGGTGGAAATGATTCTGGAGTCTCCCAGAATGAGAGGAGATACGCTCGAGAGTTTCATGTTATCGAGACTGGTAAGTTGATATCTATCTTAGTTCTAGAATGCGCACTGCGGTTCAGCGTCGAACTCAAGGGCATGCATAGACTTGAGGGTTGAGAAACATTTCAGCGTGTCAGAGCTCAGGGAATTTTGCATTGGATTTCTGGGTGCCTCGCACCGGCTTCTGTGCCAAATGTGTAGTGCCTATACTTGCTGTAAGAGCTTATTATCTCATTACTCAAGTTATTATCATGAATATTCATGGTATGATGACATTGCTTTGCTTAGAGATCCCTTGATAAAAGCTCACCCGAACTTTGCAAAATTGATGTGTGGATGCCAATGAACCTTTGCATCTTCCATCTTCGGATATGCATCCCATCTCGACGAAAGAGACCTCATAGCTGAAAGCAAGCGGCTGAGCTTCCTTCACAGGCATGCTTACTCTGTCCGGTTCGCATTGAAATTGGCGAAGGGTACTTTAGAGTACGTGGTTAGATTCGATCTTGAGCAGCTTAGGATCGTGCTGAACGCTGCAGGGTACGACTTCAAAATCCCACAACCAGGAGAATCTGTGGTTAGATTCTTGTCATTGGTGGTGATCAATTCAGCCCCAATCACGCCAGCCACGTTATTCTTCTCGTACTTGTGAATCAAAACAGTGAACTTGAGATGGTTAAACACCTAATAATCACCCTGCACCTCAGTACCAACGGGATATCCAGTTGCCATCTTCTGCCTCAAACCATCAGTTGCCAAGAGCCATAAAATATGTAGTGTAGAATCCTTGATAATGCTTATGCATCCTACGTTGGAGAACAAAAGTAAATTTTCAGTCTTGATCATATGTGAACTTTTaatcttttaattgttttgctCTCCTTTCTTGGTCTGGATCTCCTTTTCGAGACCCAAATGTCTAAAATGATCAAATAGGCGTAGGTCTAGAATTTGTGATTCTGGCTAGACCTTCCCCATTCAGTTAAATGACAATTGAAGACCCGGTGGCTAACTGGTAACCAGGTGCTCCAAGTCCATGCAATAGTTAATGGGTAATGTGATGCTTTGTATCCATCCCATAAGTAAAATTTCGTCTTGaggcggagccagaaaaaattcTCAGTAGAGCAACGCTAAAATTTTTCTCAGCGGagcaacactaaaattttttacctactctttttttagttttttaaacaaaaaaatattcACTAACaagttgaaatgaaaagtttttttttttttaaacttatttcaaatgaaattttatgacCTGTATATCCTTTTATAATATTAGTTCATGAACCAATTTAGAGGACCACATaattttttcacttcatttatAAGAAAACTCTAAAGGCACATTtgaaattatatcaaaattctatatgtattataggaatttaaggGAGGCAGTGGAGCCCATGCCCCTGTTGCCCCCACCATAAATCCGCCACTGATTCGATTAATTGTATTTCCATAGCCAGAACCTGTTTTTCTTCTAACATGCAGCAGCAGGTTGAGATGTGATGCTTGCTATCCAGAACATTCAGCTTGTCCAAGAAAATGAGATTGAAAGTAAAAACATGCCCTTTTATGGGGTActtgcaattgaaaaattaaatagCTGTCTACTTTAACAATTTTCTTGGTAACTCCAACGGTAGAATTTCCGTCTTTGACATACTATGAAGTCTCAGCTAGGTTGCCTGGATTATATGCTTAACCACTGCTTTCTTGTGCGTGTATTCTTAAAATTACAACGTTCAAGCAGGGTTCTGATCTTTTAATTCACTCTGCTTGGGCTGTTGTCTAAAGACCTTTGCCAAGAGCAACCAAGTAACCTGAGGCAAGTAGATTCACCACAGGAAAGTGATTGAGTTACTTGTAAACTGTGGATCTGGACATGATGTTACTACGACCTTTGAAACATGAAGAACAGCCGTAGAGAGAGACTATTCCTTCTTCTCAAGATTTACAATACAGAATTTCTGTAGCCATCTTAAGTTTGAAAACACGCAACTCTTATTTCACATGCATGAAAACCAAACCGGAGTTTTGAAAGCTAAATCTTATATCTCATTCAAGAAACCACAAGAAGAGAGAGAGGTCTCCATCATgtctcatttttttcaaaatcacaCCTACTCATGCACCATTCCTGTTCCCGGATAAGTTTGTGCAGTAATCTAGGTTTGACATGATGACTGAATGAAGCACAAGGCCACAATAAATTTTCCTCTGCGTAACTTGAAGATGCTGTTTAAAATGCTGCTAAAGATCAAAGCAAATACAAGATCATGGGTTGAAAATTTTAGGTTCATTCTTTTGCTAGCCCAATTTCTCCAGAAACTCCCTAGTAAAATTTCAACAAGCAAACCCTTCAACAAAGTCAATTCGAAGCTAACCCAAAGCTGCTGGATTTTCTGGACGTTTAGTCTTAAGCCGTACAGATTTCTTAAGCCCGATAATATTGTGCAACAAGGATAAATCAATCCATTGAGCaaagaaacaacaaacaaaCCCATTGTCAAAAAAGAATGCTTAGGGTCTCCCAAGGCCCTTAATACAGATGCTTTGGAATTGCATCTATCAATCAGTTTCATCTATAGCCTCAACCACAAGACGATGTACTATATTTTCGACAAAGAACTTCCTCTTTGATGCTCTCCTTGATGACAGTTATCAGTTAACATGTTAAAAATAATGAACAGCAGATAAAGCTAAGCCGAGTCCATATACTGGAGACCAAGGCGGCATACCGGGTTTCTCTTAATGAGTCCAAGATCCACCTGCAAAAACCCAAAATGAAGTCTATGCCTGTGTACTGAACAGACCTTAACTCAGTCCTTATCATAGAATGAAGAAGTTGTACCTTGTGGCCAAAGAGGTCTCTGATATTATCAATTCCATAGAGGATCATGGTAGGCctaatgaaaaaataataataataaaggaaaaagaaaaaggcagatAATTATCAACCACCCTGAAGAGACACATTGACAGAATCGAAAGACTTGCACTCGCTTGAATGAGCACAATTATATATGGCACATGTAAGTATGCAGGTTAATGTGGTCACAATTAAATAAATCTGTTTACCTTTCCAGGGAAAGGCCCCAGGCAATAACTTGAACATCTTCAGGAAGCCCCATAGGTTGCAGCATCTCAGGTCTGAACATACCAGAATTTCCTACTTCCACCCATTTTTTGAAGCCTTCATGATAACTGACCAAGTAAAGTACCATCAGAATATTTACTACTATTGGTAGAGGtatcaaaatgggtgacttggacgggtttgggttgggtaaaatgggtaatgggtataagtgagtcaactcatttatacccatttaattagatgggtataaatggataagtcaaaaaatgaattggataacccaattacccatttataactcatttattttaactttttgcaaactcatttaaattcatttttgcaaactaagttatcaatttataccactctttgtacccatcattagttttaaatatttacttataatgttcaataaacttaattaccaatttttttcatttatactctatgtcacaaaattacctattatttaataattgaataatacgaatataaaaatttgaattaagtactataaaaattaatataaaaacttaatccaaaaattttgaacccctaacatttttttcatatataaatttaaaatttcattttataaagataagaaaataggctaaaatttatcataaattggtaatgctaaaaaatgagcaagttaacaaactaagaaaaaataaaataataagataaaaccaacaaataataataataataataatgttaacatcatgacaaaatgaaaaatttgaaaaaaaaaaggtaggggaaaagaagagacttgggaggaacagaattttaaatggattaattgggtttgatgggttacccaataatatccatttaataaacgggtattattggataatccatttatacccatatacaaaaatttaagatacctatacccatctattcatgggcgggtatggATAAATCtagttaagtgggttgatttgccacctctaacTATTGGACATGCCTCAAACCTTTACAAACAAAGTGGTGATTACTACCTGAAAATTTCCATGCTGGGTTCTGTGTATGGATTATATGCAGGTTTGAAACGGAGCTTGGACATGCCTGTGAATAGGGAACAATAGTTATTCCACAAGAATTACACAGTAAGCATAGCATAAATCTTATGATACTATTACCCAAACGAGAGAAGAATTCATGAAGAACTCCAATCAGATCACTAAGGGCAAGTCCCCTATCACACATAACACCTGCAATCACAAACCAAAAAAACAATGATGATACAGGCATGTAAAATCTTTCCATAGTACTCATCAATGGCAGATATTAATTACTTCAAGACCAAGACCAAGAACAACATTTTTATCTGAAAGaattttatattattataaTTCCCCCGATTTGTCATCAATCTTCTAGTGGCTAAGGTAGAGGCACCAGAAATTAGAGGTCCTCATTTCAAATCCCCCCTTCCCCCTTCCCACTTATtaaacaccccccccccccttctgtTAGGGGGCAAAAAATTACCTTCACAGAGTCATGACACAAGGAAAATTGCACCTGAGGAAGTAAAGAAACCTAAGATCCACATGTGCTATTAAGAAACATGAATACCTTCTATTTGGTGAAACTCAGCAAGATGAGTCCTATCAACAGCTTCATTTCGAAAAACACGATCTATTGAATAGTACTTCTTGGGAGCGAAAGGTTTCTGCATACAATCATAGTTCCTTAGATGATATTACACTGGCTGTCCACTATATGAAAAATGCAGAAGCCATTACAGACAAAACAATCATAAAATACGCAGGCAAGTCAACCCACTCTCACACCTGCTCCATCCTAACACAGacaaatacacacacacacacacacagggggggaagacagagagagagagaagcagAGATTTTATAATGCACTAATTACACAAGTATTTCCAAGAAAAGAATCACTTTGCACTAAACAAACTCACAACCAACTCTAAGCATATCTCAATCTGCACTCATTATTACATTGGAGATAACTACGGAGGTTattgggtcaaattttggtattgAAATCGGAATTGGAATCATAGACCCCACTACTGAGTATGGGGTTTGGTTTGCAAGTCGAATGGGTATCATTCTGTTAAAGAGCTCATTAATTTTAAACCCAAGTTTTGAGTGGGGAACAATAGGTGGCAAGATCTAAAACATTCATTCCAATTGAATGATTCCTATAGCAGTCGATAACATGTATAACTCCGAAACCGGTTCCTACACCtcatacccatttattaaacaACCCCTAAAGCACAGACCTTCACATACAAACTTACATGAGCATATACAACATTTTTGGAAATAGATACATCTAGAACAATTTAACTGAACGAAGGCCAATACACAGTTATACCCCAGTTCCAGTGATGTGCAAACTTTCTTATATTATTGAAGGTAGAGACACTTGCCTATTTTAGTCCTAACCCTGAAGTCTGCAcaatttcctcaaaacaaaaaggaaaaaagaaaataaaagtaaattttCCTACTCCTAAGCAGTGTCTTTGGGGCTGGCCCACTCCAGTAAAACATATTCTTGATGCCAAAAACTCACACAGCACTTTAGAAATTCTATCCTTCTTTAAGACCTagagaataaagaaaaaggagCTGGGAACTTTCaagatgggaaaaaaaaataaaacctgtGCAAGCAAGTACAGCATCCGCGAAGAAACAGCAGTTGTATGAGTCCTGAGAAGATTCTTATTTGCTTCCTCCCTTTTCCACTCATATCCATACCTACAAAGATAGCTCTACTTAGATGCATTCAGTGCTGAATATAGAATGGTATTACAAGTAACCTTTGCTAGCATACCCTCGAGACCCATAACCACCATTTTCATGAACTTCCTTGACCCGCTCCACATAATCTTCAGGCAGTATCTTTGTAGTAGAAGGTTCTGTAAATTTTATGAACATGCATTTATTAGAGAAAATCAGAACGGACGATAAACATCCTAAGATTAAAACCAAACCAACCTTTCAAGAAGAATGTATCATGTGAATCACGCGCAGGATGTTGCTGTGGCTGGAAAAGCGCATCAAAATTCCAAAAGCTGCAACATTGGAAAGAATTTTTGTCAACTAAGATTCAATAACAAAAATACTATTATTTCTATTACTTGAAAAGCTCCTCCATCAGTTAATatagaaagaagaaaaactgtGGCACCATTTTTTACCAAGCAGAGCAATCTCCAGCTTTGCTGACACCCAATTGCATATTAAAGGAAGTATCTATTTACTGACAAATCTCCTCATAATTAAAGGCCATAATAATTACAAAAGGAATCATCTCCCTGttccattttcaaaaccagtCTTCAACATTTACTTGCTACACTCCTGGTGACAACTCATGAGAAGTGTGTCTACCACCCACTGCTAACCCAAAAGCTGAGAAG containing:
- the LOC113726936 gene encoding phenylalanine--tRNA ligase alpha subunit, cytoplasmic, producing the protein MAEEAVLRYLEKNEEISDSGKFAEDRGLSHDDILNIIKSLNGFRLVDAQDIKKERWVLTDEGKKYAEAGSPEVQLFLAIPAEGIAREDLQKKLESSIFKIGSQQAIKNKWIEMGKSQVSRKVQQVEDKIKILLLQIQNGEAVSSEDIDALKRRKLITQQIWKGYSVRKGPKYAPKRKKAATDLTRENIQRGDWKELEFKEYNFSAKGQPLEGGHLHPLLKVRRQVQMIFLQMGFEEMPTNNFVESSFWNFDALFQPQQHPARDSHDTFFLKEPSTTKILPEDYVERVKEVHENGGYGSRGYGYEWKREEANKNLLRTHTTAVSSRMLYLLAQKPFAPKKYYSIDRVFRNEAVDRTHLAEFHQIEGVMCDRGLALSDLIGVLHEFFSRLGMSKLRFKPAYNPYTEPSMEIFSYHEGFKKWVEVGNSGMFRPEMLQPMGLPEDVQVIAWGLSLERPTMILYGIDNIRDLFGHKVDLGLIKRNPVCRLGLQYMDSA